The following are encoded in a window of bacterium genomic DNA:
- a CDS encoding ABC transporter ATP-binding protein, protein MAPILSVTNLNKTYKGGFDALKNINLDVHKSEIFALLGPNGAGKTTLISIICGIVTATQGTVIVDGHDNVNNYRAARSLIGLVPQELTTDAFESVWNTVSFSRGLFGKPKNPAYIEDILKKLSLWDKKDNRVMTLSGGMKRRMMIAKALSHEPKILFLDEPTAGVDVELRNDMWKQVRILRESGVTVILTTHYIDEAEEMADRIGIINKGELVLVEDKHKLIKKLGTKQLTLDLQEPLDIIPELLKDYKLELSKNKMQLIYTYDSSKEDNGIATLLNKLGDTTVKYKDINTSQSSLEDIFVQLVKR, encoded by the coding sequence TTTCTGTTACCAATCTCAACAAAACCTACAAAGGCGGATTTGACGCGCTTAAAAATATTAATTTGGATGTGCATAAAAGTGAGATCTTTGCTCTTTTGGGTCCTAACGGTGCCGGAAAAACCACACTCATCAGTATTATTTGCGGCATTGTAACGGCCACTCAAGGGACTGTGATAGTAGACGGGCATGATAATGTAAATAATTACCGCGCCGCGCGCTCGCTTATTGGTTTAGTACCGCAAGAATTAACAACCGATGCCTTTGAAAGCGTGTGGAACACGGTAAGCTTTAGCCGCGGGCTTTTTGGAAAACCAAAAAACCCTGCTTACATTGAAGACATTCTTAAAAAATTATCTCTATGGGATAAAAAAGATAACCGTGTAATGACATTATCGGGCGGGATGAAACGCCGCATGATGATTGCCAAAGCGCTTTCGCACGAACCCAAGATTTTATTTTTAGACGAGCCTACTGCGGGTGTAGATGTAGAATTGCGTAACGACATGTGGAAACAGGTACGTATTTTGCGCGAATCGGGTGTAACTGTAATTTTAACAACGCATTACATAGACGAGGCCGAAGAAATGGCCGACCGCATTGGCATTATCAATAAAGGGGAATTGGTATTAGTGGAAGACAAACACAAGCTCATTAAAAAACTGGGCACCAAACAATTAACACTCGATTTGCAAGAGCCGCTTGATATTATTCCTGAGTTACTGAAAGACTATAAGCTAGAGCTCTCCAAAAATAAGATGCAACTCATTTACACCTACGATTCCAGCAAAGAAGACAATGGCATTGCCACCCTACTGAATAAATTGGGAGACACCACGGTAAAATACAAAGATATCAATACCAGCCAAAGTTCGCTGGAAGATATTTTTGTGCAATTAGTAAAAAGATGA
- a CDS encoding response regulator has translation MRIGLAIVVFLLLEYGVFLMNTSPILIVDDDPQVHKMLGAVLTPKQYSILSAGDAQEAWGILKTKAPRLVLLDIMMPGMSGIELCKMIREDQDLKDTLVLMISAKDSQTDRLAGLQYGADDYVTKPFHVSTLVNKIEHMLSKVA, from the coding sequence ATGCGTATAGGGTTAGCTATTGTCGTCTTTCTTTTGTTGGAGTATGGTGTGTTCCTCATGAATACATCCCCTATCCTTATAGTAGATGACGATCCGCAAGTTCACAAAATGCTGGGGGCTGTGTTAACGCCAAAGCAATATTCTATTTTATCGGCTGGTGATGCCCAGGAAGCGTGGGGTATTCTAAAAACCAAAGCGCCCCGTTTAGTACTTCTGGATATCATGATGCCTGGTATGAGTGGTATTGAGCTGTGCAAAATGATCCGCGAAGACCAAGATTTAAAAGATACCTTAGTCCTCATGATTTCGGCCAAAGATAGCCAAACCGATCGCTTGGCTGGTTTGCAATATGGGGCCGATGATTACGTGACCAAGCCTTTTCATGTTTCTACCCTTGTTAACAAAATAGAGCATATGCTCTCCAAAGTAGCCTAA
- a CDS encoding ABC transporter permease, with amino-acid sequence MNYRAVQSIYKFEMSRMWRTIGQSIASPVMSTSLYFVVFGSAIGSRMSEIDGVKYGSFIVPGLIMLAVLSQSISNASFGIYFPRFSGTIYEVLSAPISVVEIVLGYVGAAASKSLIIGSIILITSSLFVPIEIKHPFWMATFLILTCVTFSLFGFIIGIWADGFEKLQIIPLLVITPLTFLGGSFYSINMLPPLWQKISLLNPVVYLISGFRWSFYETSDVGVEHSLMMIAVFMISCLAIIARLFKTGYRLKN; translated from the coding sequence ATGAACTATAGAGCCGTACAATCTATCTATAAATTTGAAATGTCACGCATGTGGCGCACCATTGGGCAAAGCATTGCCTCGCCGGTGATGTCTACCTCCCTTTATTTTGTGGTGTTTGGTTCGGCCATTGGCAGCCGCATGAGTGAAATAGATGGCGTTAAATACGGCAGCTTTATTGTGCCTGGTTTAATTATGCTGGCTGTTTTAAGCCAAAGCATTTCTAACGCCTCCTTTGGTATTTATTTTCCTCGTTTCTCGGGAACTATTTACGAAGTCCTTTCAGCTCCTATTTCGGTAGTAGAAATTGTTTTAGGTTATGTGGGAGCCGCAGCATCTAAATCGCTCATTATTGGCAGTATTATTCTCATTACATCAAGCCTCTTTGTGCCTATTGAAATTAAACATCCCTTTTGGATGGCTACTTTTCTTATTTTAACGTGCGTCACCTTTAGTTTATTTGGTTTTATTATTGGTATATGGGCCGATGGTTTTGAAAAATTACAAATTATTCCTCTACTTGTGATTACGCCCCTTACCTTTTTAGGCGGCAGTTTTTATTCCATCAACATGCTCCCCCCCTTGTGGCAAAAAATTTCACTCTTAAACCCTGTGGTGTATTTGATTAGTGGTTTTAGATGGAGTTTTTACGAAACATCGGATGTGGGTGTAGAACACAGTCTCATGATGATTGCCGTGTTTATGATTTCGTGCCTAGCCATTATTGCCCGTCTTTTTAAAACTGGATATCGGCTTAAGAATTAA
- a CDS encoding MAPEG family protein, whose amino-acid sequence METLAVTKAELCFLSTIFAMFVLANVVLFRLAFARDRGVKAKQVSMDYYKLFNQGDETEGAIKAKRNLANLFEMPVFFYAAVIVIFITHRLDPLFHGLAWAYVGLRVVHTLIHLTFNHVMLRFAAFLTSNIILIVMWIRWYLTILNS is encoded by the coding sequence ATGGAAACCCTTGCTGTTACTAAAGCCGAACTTTGTTTTTTATCCACTATTTTTGCGATGTTTGTACTGGCTAACGTGGTGTTGTTTCGGTTGGCTTTTGCCCGCGATAGAGGGGTTAAAGCAAAACAAGTATCTATGGACTACTATAAGTTATTTAATCAGGGAGACGAAACTGAAGGTGCCATTAAAGCCAAGCGTAATTTGGCCAATTTATTTGAAATGCCTGTTTTCTTTTATGCGGCCGTTATTGTTATTTTTATCACTCATCGTTTAGACCCCTTATTTCACGGGTTAGCTTGGGCTTATGTAGGGTTGCGCGTGGTGCATACACTTATTCATCTTACCTTTAATCATGTGATGTTACGTTTTGCGGCTTTTTTAACGAGTAATATTATTTTAATAGTGATGTGGATTAGGTGGTATCTTACAATTCTTAATTCTTAA